AGGGGATAAAAATAGAGTTGATGATAAACAGGTAGTGCCTTGGGTATGAATGGAACGAGAGGTACCATCGGCAATGCGGACATTATGAACCAACGAAGGGACAGGGGACGTAATGAGAGATGTCTCACCAGTCAAATGGTTGTTCGCCCCTGAGTCCAGTATCCAAACGAGTGTGCCACCAAGCGTGCCAAACTTACTTAAAAGGGCAGTAGGGTTACCTGCAGCAAAGGTGGCTATAGAGGAAGATGCAGTTGGTGCAGTAGAGGCAAGGAGGCTAATTTGAGACTGAAGCTGAGTAAGCTGAGCCTGGAGCTGAGAGAAATCTGGAGCAACAGCAAGTGCAGGAGTAAGAGAAGCCCAAGATGCAGGACGAGATTCTGCAACAGCTGCAGTGTTAGAAGGTCCTCGACGTTTGCCACAACCCTACCACGACCATGAGAGGCTTGTTTAGAGTAACGCTCCTGCAGCTCTGGGTGGAGAATGAAGCAGTGCTCAATGGTGTGATTTTTCCGTTGGCAGTGCTGGCAGAATCATTGCGGTCAACAGACCGAGCACCAGTTGGGGCTACAAGGGCAACCTGGTCAAGCACACTAGAAGAAGCAAATCCAGGGAGAAGACATCATCGACGATCATCACCATCAATCATTGCAAATGCCTCGTACAAAGAAGGCACCAGGGATGTGTTCAAAATCTGAGTCTGGAGTGATTCGAACTCAGGTTTTAAACCCATCAAGAACTGATAGGTATGCCGACGATCCTGGCGCTTGGCCTCAATACCTGCCACAATTGAAAACTCAGAAAGAGGCTCATACTGGGCGAGCTCTTCCCACCGTGGCTGGAGATAGCCGAAGAAGTCAGTCACGGATAAACTCAAAGAAGCCTGGGTCGCTTGGTGGAGTTCCCGATAAAGCTCAAAAATCCGAGCCTGACACCTTGTGTGGGCGAACATTTTAGCTAAGGCAAACCAAAGGCTATGAACAGTATCGTGCAACACGAACATCCTGTAGAGGCAGTCTTCCATAGAAGCAAATATCCAACCCAAGATGACAAAATAATCAATGGACCACTGTTGGTGAGCTAGATCTGTATTAGCAAGTCGAGACTCCAATCCTGATAACCACTCAACCTTGCCACAACCCCCAAGATATAAGCGAAGGGACTGTGACCAGGCATGAAAGTTGCTGCCATTCAAAAGAATGTTGGTGACCTTCTGAACAGGAATAGTCTGAGCTAAAGATAAGTCAGGGCGTGGAAGGTTCAAAGGAGAAGAGGGGGATGTACTGTCCTTGGTAGCCATTGCAAAGAAGAGGAATAGGCTGCAAAAGTATCACCGCAGCAAAGCAAGTTGCCGAAAGAGTGGTCggaaaaaatagagagagagtgattgtgctaaattacaccaggtaaTTTCCCAAGGGTCACAATGGACcacttaagtcccactttcctagacAAAATTTTCCTTAGACAAGTAATTAGGACAATacattactacaactatacccgacaatAGAAATAGGCATGCTTTATATGGCAGGGAAAGGGTCGAAAAGCTGTTGGAGACACCAGAAAGTCGTCGGATAAGCCACCAGAAGCTGTCGTAAATTCACCGGGAAAGCTGTCGAGGACGCCGAAAAGTTTCCAATTTGACGGAGAAGTCACTGAAAGCTGCCGGAAAGTTGCCGAAAAGCTGCTGGAAATTCATCGGAAGCTGCCGGAAAAGCCATCGGAGTCGCCAGGAAAGTTGCCGGAATCGTTGGAAAGTTGCCAGAAATACACCGGAAAGTTACCGGGAAAGGCGTCGAAGTTGCTGGAAAAGTGATGGAAAAGTCGCCAACACCGTCGCGAATTCACCGAAAAGCTGCCAGAAAAGTCATCGAAGTTTCCAGGAAAGTCGCTAGAAGGTACCGGGAAAATAGTAGACTGAGTTTTCTGATGTACAAGATCCACTAAAGGTGGCAAGTACAGAGCATACAACTCAACCTACTACCAATGAAGTTTTCTAATGCACAAGCTCGTGGCAAGTGCTAAGCATACGACTCAATGGAGAACCCGGACCTTAAACAAGGAACCCaaccttgctttgataccatgaagaaagtaaaagagagagaacttTACAAGAGGAAGTGAATTTCACTTGGTGTATTTTACTTATAACttggagatgtatatatatagctataCAAGAGAGTGAGGTTATCCTAACATTCCAATGTGGGACTAAAACTATATACTatgttcaaaaatatatttttatttttaactgcTCTtgattatttcataaatatataaaaattaaataatcaaaaaTATTAGATAATTACCTTGTAAAAAATAGCAAAAATGTCAAGGCCAATTCATGCAAATGCTTTTAAAGCATTAGCTAACTGACAACCAAATTTGCATGCCACTCACACCAAAACAAAATACAATTTCACTCTAATTCATTCCCTTTTACTCAATTTGTCAATGTGAAAGTCCATTATTCTTTTTTTggatttaaaaaacaaaaaagcaaCATCTTTGAGAAGAAGGAATTTTTACAAACATGGACAATAAGAGCTTCATGGAGGAATTGAAGATAACAGACAGGATAAGATGAGGGGAATTATAATACAAACCCAGCTACTCACAAGAATCAAGCAATGAAAAAGTACTCCTTCTTTATTACGATTAAACAGTCCCTATCTTTGCCAAAAGATCTCAATTCATTAGCTCCCAGTCGACATGTGCCATGCTCAAGGATAGAAGGATCCTCAATCCCAGGAAAACATTATGTTAACCTATGTCCATTATTCTTTTTTTggatttaaaaaacaaaaaagcaaCATCTTTGAGAAGAAGGAATTTTTACAAACATGGACAATAAGAGCTTCGTGGAGGAATTGAAGATAACAGACAGGATAAGATGAGGGGAATTATAATACAAACCCAGCTACTCACAAGAATCAAGCAATGAAAAAGTACTCCTTCTTTATTACGATTAAACAGTCCCTATCTTTGCCAAAAGATCTCAATTCATTAGCTCCCAGTCGACATGTGCCATGCTCAAGGATAGAAGGATCCTCAATCCCAGGAAAACATTATGTTAACCTATGTCCCTACAACCTCAATATTATTCACTAATAGTGTTAGAAGAATCTCCATCAATAATCACATAGGTCTGAACAAACAGGAAGCTCTTGAGGACTTCAAGAAATGCAAGGATCTCAATCTTCACAGCTTGTCACAATCCCACATTAAATGTGTACTAGGAAGATCTTGAGCTTATAAAGATGATTTCgctccaactatgtgaggtgTTTTTATAGGATAAAATCATGAGGCTAGTGGGCCAAAATGGACAATACCTCACCGGAGTTGGACTGAAACTGTTACACACTCTAAGGGTATTATCATGTGGGTGGATTCTATAGAAAGATGTGAACCACTCTGAAAAGGGTGTCAAAGATTGAACGGGAGAGCATGTCAAGTTCCATAttagatgtgtactagggagatcttgggcttataaggatggttaaGGCTCCAACTACATGAAGCACCTTTACAGGGCAAAATGATGAGGGCAGTGAACCAAAACGAACAATACCGCTCCAAGGTGAGATTCGATTAAGGTTCTGGTCCAGCAACGCTGTATTAAGATTCGGGAGTGGCACCGTGACAAGTTGTACAATGTTCCTATTTCTTGAAACAAATCAATTGGAGGGATGGAAATCCAACAACTACACCAGTCCCCGATTCCCTAAAATGCAACTCAAAGGAGCTTCCATGAACTGATTAGTACACAAATGATGAACACAACATACAGTTTGAACAAGTACCATGCACATTTGCATCTGACAGAACTCTGCTTAGCATAAAACATTAGTTGATAATCGTATCCTGGTTGCTTTCAACATTTAATTAATTACATTTTATTGCATTATCATTGTCCAGGCATGGAAAAACATAGACAAGTTTGGTTTGCAGTAGAAATCCTGTACATTAGATTTTACTCCTAACAAATAATACAACTGATGGATTAGCCCGCATGTTGTGTAAAGCAATCATATCATCATGAACACCTGTTTGCTCACATCTGTTTGCTCCAGCTCCCTTAAGAACAAAAGGTGTTACTTCAAAGATTTACAAAAAATAGCATTTTGAAATTTTGTTTCTGGTAATCAATAGATTTCTTCATGGATTCAAAAAACAGCGCCGGTCTGCATAAAGGCAATGTTGCTTTGTTATGGTTGTTACATAAAGGGTAAAGAATGCCACACCCATGAATTTATGAGGTTAGCAAACACGTTAGATTTCATAGTTTCTCAAGTTACACATTGCGTAGCTAAACATGCTGAATGTTGCATTGGTTCTTTTTCTGCTTAAGGGGAAAAATGCTTATAGCTATTATTACTTTATTAGTCACCATTTTATTGTGCATAAATATAAtctaaactaagaaattaaatatttcattatttcaTAGCATAATCATATAAAGCCATAACATCTAATCAAAGAATAAGCAGCATGGAGAAATAATACAGAATGCCTGGCTTCAAATTTAATTTTCGAATTGATCTTTTTGGCAATTTAAAGATGTAGATGTCTGTTAGATATATAGTTTCTAACCAGTAGAAGAAAAatcttcaaaaatattatttttttctctccTACATAATAGGCAGCTTGTTTATCTTCAACTATTTTGAGTTAAATTCTTGACTATTTGAGGGTAAACATGATGAATATAGTATATAAGTTACTTCAAGTTCTAAAAGCTAGAAATGTTTTTAAGAAGTACAAAACAGGGGTAAAAAATTGTTTGATCAATTCACAACTCGTCTCAACTCTCAAGGGATAACAGCCTGTAATGGACAGTAACAGAATGTAACAGACCACAACAGCATTAAGACACTATATCAGACCATATTGAATGATAATATGATATGGATGTGAATCAGAACATTTATGAGGTATCATCCATAACAGAATCTGAAGGCACTAATACCATTACGGTAACAGGCAATTTTTAAAACCATGCTGATCAAACCACTCAAAAACTCTATATTTCGAAACAATTAAGACAAAAGAATCCTAAAATGTAAGTAGTTGCATGATATGTAAGGCACATACTGCAAATAAGTCATCAAACAAAGTTTGAATTGAAATCACAGGAAGCCAAGAACTGAGGGACAATTGTTTAGATAGAACTTGATCTAAAACAATTTCAAAGAGCCACAGAAAAAGAGCTACCTTTGGCCACCACCCTCTTCATCATCACCTGGTTCCTCATCAAGTACTTCAAATCTGTACATGGAGATGCATGTCAATTAagaaaagtacagaaatttctaAAAGAAAGTAAGGGGGGTGCAGCACTATGCTTAGTAAATCTCGTCTAGGTTGGAGAATCTGGAGATGAATGGTGTGGTTTCTAAAAACACACCTCATTGCCAAGCCTCTAACAGCTCTCTATGTCCACATCACAAAAGAAATGGCATTGGAGTACACAACAAATGGCCCAAAGACACTAaaatgtattcttaggtttctaAACAACACAAGATGGATGTTTTTCTTTAGTTTTATCAGTCAACATGGAAACAGATGATTTATTGGACATTCATAAATTTGAGGCACATAAGTCTAAATCAAAGGTTCATGCTGAGCAACCAATTGATCTTACATTTTATGAATCACAatgtatattttaataaaatgaagaaaatatcTGTATGGATAACATCTAGAAAAGGGGCTGATTCATCCAAGTTAGTTGAACCCTAATAGTTAAATAACATCAAGTAGTAATCTTTAACTTTGTCAATAAAGCCTATGACAGTATTTTGTTTTATGAGCATATCATCTGAATTTTGAATGAAGTTGCCCAACCAGTTATGAAATTGAATTTTATAAGCACTCTAATAGGGCAAATTAAGACATCAGATATCGCCTCCTTATCATTGGATGTGAACTTACTCTCTTGTTTCCCTATCAAAGTGCATCACTTTAACAACAAACCACTCATCTTTCTCAGCATCATCTGGTGTGACCCTGGCAGCTACCTGTGACATAGTGTAAAGGTCACTTTACCTAAGTATTAAAATACAACCACAAATATATCATCCCACAAACCAAAATGTGAACATCATGATATGAAAGCGAATAATTTGTGCAAAAGGTGATTTTTGGTCACACTGGTCAACTTGGTGCAAGGTGTCAACCTCTCAGGTATCACGTACAGTTTTTCAAATCAATAGAGTATGCATCTAAAAAATCCTGTTTAAGATGGCCCCTGTCCAATAATACAATAAGCAGCTGCATAACATCCCCCTCCTCTCAAGGggaaaataaaattctcccaacaATAAGTGAGGAAACTGGTCCCCCACCCCTTCCCCTATATATCTATCTCTACCCATGTTGCATGAATGTAAGGCAATACCAGCCACCAAACTGATAAACAGAAGTGCCTTTAATGCACCCAATATAAATGAAAAGTGCTCTAAGTCTAAAGAAGAAGCACATCTTATAAGATGTATTAAAAAGCTGCCAAAAAAAGGGAACTCCAAACATTAATGCATGCTTTGTCCACAGAAAACGTCATAGGTTTCATTCTTCCAAGTTCTTATCACTTCTCTACACTTCAACGCACACTTCCTTAAATGTTCCATCAAGAATGAAAAAGAGCAGTAAATGATTACCATATAACCAAGCCCATACCTGCTCACCCTTTAGACTAGCAGCTGCCTCAAGTTGGTTTCGCACAGATGGAGAAAGCCTTGAGATATCTGATTCAGTCTTCATTCGTTTCTTTTTCTGCTCATTACCTTCGGCTATTTATGCGACATACAATATACAATTTTAATATGAGTTAAGACAGCAATATAAACAAGAACAGCAAAGTTTCCAAATAACAATACATATGAATACCATTTGAAATCTTTGAGATGTATATGCATTTCAATTTATAATTGCTCACTTGTCAGGTGTACAGGCTGATCAAGCATAATCACATTCTATATTgactatttttttcttatttatgtGAAATTCCCAGTTCATAGCATCATAATGTACATCGCAAGTCAACAATTGCTGTTAATTTTTTTCAGCTATTAATCGTGATTAATCAAATATATTAAAGAGAATACAGGCTAGTGGGACTTAATGCTTGGCTGCAGTTGCAGTTTTGTTGTTGGTATTATTGTTCAAAAGGCAGCCTCTACTTAGCAACAGTATCATAGCAGAATACCCTTCTTTAGATTCCATTGCCCTGGGAAATGGAGTAGAAGGGAAGGAGGGTTCTTGCTAATAGGGAATATGTAAATTAGGCAAGCCCCTTCAACAATTGAAGAGAGCTATTTTATGACACTAACCACCTGGCACCAATAAGTTACTTGTTGGTAAACCTAAATCATAATATATCAAGCCGACACATATATCATTCAGAAAAATGAAAACATTTGTTAGATCATCAAAAAAAGAACAGAAACTGAGTCCTTAACTCTTTCGAAAAGCAGACCAAGAAGATGGCAGTGGCCCAAACAATGCATCCACAAgataaaaatattcaaacaagCACTAGGAAATTAGAAAAACTGCTTATAGCTCATAGATTCTAGTGCACACCTATTCTTCTTCGTTGTTGTGCTGGCGGTCCTGATGGCAGCAGAGCATCAAGTTGACTTATCAATAAGTTGGAAACACTGTGGCCAAATGAAGAAATCTGAGATTTGTCCGGTCACTATCAGACTACTATATTAAGAAAAGGACCAGAAAATCCTGCCTGTACATAATATCACCAATTTTGAAATAATGAAAGATTTCCTTGTCTATGATTGAGAGGTATTAAGTAGTCAAGAAGCTACCACATAGACCTCAGCCCCCAACTTCAAACAAATTTTCTTATTCACATTAACTAAAAATTACACAAAGGCAGAACTTATCAACTTCATAAAAGATATAGAATGGACATACTTCACTTCAGTCTCTGAAAGTTCTCTGGCATGAGTATATAATAACCTCAGCCTTGATAAAGAATTATCACCAGGCTTCTCAACCACTTCAGGAGCTACATTCACAGAAAAGGTGTGACCGAAGTTATAAACAgtgtataattttttaaaaaatatataaataaagcaaACACATAAAATTGCAAAAGCATGGGCACAGACACAACCTCTTAGATGCAGAAATTACCCCTACTACATTGTGTTCAGACTTCTAAAATCAACCAAGATACACACATTATTATTTAAAATCTGTTCAACATCATTTTCTTGTTCTTCCTTCTTTTTACTAACACAACAAAAATGTTAATAGCAGACATGagaaaaatgccttcttgcacTATTCTgatgttttgaatttgaatattttcTTATCCCTGGTGAGTTTTCTAATTCAATCTTGCTTAACCCCCAATATTAGGCACCAATTCACAACTCTTACAGAATCAATCTTTCCTTTACAAGATTAGTAGGAATATGAGCATGATCAGAAGGGCTAAAATCAGCATCAGCgaattggaattttttaaattctctacttGCACCATCAGCGAAAATTGTTTAGAGACCAGCACGCAGTGCATGATAAAATCGGCATCTACTGTTCTAATGGGCTAATAGCTTATATTTTCCTACGggcagaaaaggaaaaaaaaacaaaaagggtgCTGCATTAAGCATTCCGTCTCAGCTCAGCAGGCAGTTCAAATTGAGTTCTTTTCTACATTGTGCGAGCACAAGTGGCTGCATCTGTGTCAGCTCACAAGTGAGCCACGACCAACTAAAGCACTGTTTGTTACTGTGAGCTTTTTATTTGTCATTTATTTATCTTGTGGGAGGATGCTGAACTAAGTTTCTCCACCAAGGATCTTCATTTTGCAAATAGTAGGTTTAAGATTCCATTATGATTTAGGATTATGTAGGCTTCCCGAGCATAAATTATAAGACCCACTAAACAATTACTATCCCTAACTTAATAACACCTAAGCACAATAAAACCAAGCATTATTCAAATAATCAACGCTTACAAACAAACCCATCAAGCATGCCTCAAAATTAAGCTAACCCCAACTGAACCCGCATCAAACACATAACCTACATTCCGAAATTACACGCATAAACCCCATAATCTAAGCCAGAAAGGGtaagaaagtaaagtatatcaaTCGAATATATAGTCAGATGGTTAATGTTACAGGAGCTGGTGAGTCGGTGACACTGACTAGCTTGGAGCTTCTTGTGCATCTTGTTGATCTCGATGATCACTTCCTCCTGCTCTTTCCTGAGGCGATCGAGCTCCTTGGTGTTGTCGAGAATGCTAGCGAAGTCCGGCGACGACATCTTTTCGGGGATTTTCCGCCGCTAAAACGCACCTGCTAGTGCCAGTGGTCGATCATCAGCTTGGGGTTTTGCTGCACTTGGAGATCGGAGTTGGGGAAGACGAGCTTGAGTCTGCGAAGGAAGTAGAAGATGGAGAATGAAATCTGATCATTGGAAACGAAAATGCAGGTTGGATAATTTTAATCTGAAACCCGAAGGCATGCGATTTTGGGAATACGTGTTGCGTGGGTTTGGTTTGGGCATCAAATCCGTCGTCCATACGGGATCGGGGGACCATTTGGGTGTCTGACACGTGGCTCCATTGGGAGCCCTTCTCGTATCAAAATTTCCCTACTCCAAAAAACCCATTCTTatctattaaaaaattaattttatctctattaaatttgatttatatctttttATAGCAAATATGTCCGAAATAACTAATGGGTGGTTTGTCTTCTTACAAATTTTTATGGACTTTTCTTCTTTCAACCTAATATTTGTACGGAAAGTCGAGATGTAGTTTCTGTTTTATGACAATAATTATAGACATAATGAAACTTGGTTTTATTTTACCTCTTTGGTTATGCTTTCTCAAATTTATCCTccttcaattaatgtaatatatactcttcttatttcttttttcAAGATTTCAAGTAAATAGGTTTTGATCTTCATTTAAACTAAGTTATGATTGTGGTGTCGACAACTTGGGTGGTTTTACTTTTATTGTTTATGTATTTCACTTGCACTctaaaaaagaattgaaaattttatcaTCACTTATTGCGATATCATAATACTTTTATTGCTCTGTGCACATGTGTATGATCATCTTTAAATTCAAAATGTATTGATCACATTGATCTTTATGGTGAAGAGCACAATATATTTGAAAGATCAAGGCTTTTGAATTCTTTAACATCATGTTGTAGTTTTAGACCATCTGTTTTGTACATGCACTTCAATCAATCAAAAATGAAATATTTATGAAGTTTAGGTATTTCTAATGAAAGGTTGACTTTTTACTAACCACattgtatttttttatataattattttgtctATGATATATTAAACTATATACTTATTcataaaccaaaattttcatGTGCATTGTAATGCATCGACTAGAAATCTCAAAGTGTGCTAAAATCTTACATCATACCCATGACTCAACCTTTGGTGCTCGAgatctaaatttttttataaagtatttctacatgcatgatttattaatTGACACCGTGTTTTGGTAGATAATTGTATCAATCATTTTAACTAGTTTGATTGGGGAATTGGTCTGGTGATTTATTCAAGTTTAATGTATTTGTTAACAACAACACATTGTACTAtgctaaactaaaaaaaaaaaaattggtgacCTAGTTAAGTAGGGTCAATCCATTTTCCACAAAACTAAGCTagattatttttcatattcactTGTGTAGCTTTTAAAGGTGGAGAGAAGGCACTGTGAGCTCTTAGTCAACATGTACGTACAAGATAGAGAAGGTAAGGATAAGGGTCTTGCAATCTTGTAGCCCAAAAGAGAAGTGATTGATTGTGAGGGCAGCAAGGAGGAGAGATTGGAGGGTCCATAGTTGTAAAAGTGGCAAGACCTCTTGTGCTTGGAGTTGGTGGTTTTCCGAGTGTAAAAAATAGTGATAGCAACAATGGACATGTTAAACGGACAGACCCAAAGGATGCCTAGTAAGGGCAAGTTGACCTAATAGTTTGACACATTGCATATGACATTTTAAAGTTGGAGGTCTCAAATTTAAACTTTGagcaaactaattttgaaaaaaattatgctTTGTATATTTTTGTCTTTTCTACCTATTT
This Malania oleifera isolate guangnan ecotype guangnan chromosome 11, ASM2987363v1, whole genome shotgun sequence DNA region includes the following protein-coding sequences:
- the LOC131167951 gene encoding SAGA-associated factor 29 homolog A isoform X3, encoding MSSPDFASILDNTKELDRLRKEQEEVIIEINKMHKKLQASQCHRLTSSSPEVVEKPGDNSLSRLRLLYTHARELSETEVNVSNLLISQLDALLPSGPPAQQRRRIAEGNEQKKKRMKTESDISRLSPSVRNQLEAAASLKGEQVAARVTPDDAEKDEWFVVKVMHFDRETREFEVLDEEPGDDEEGGGQRKYKLPMSHIIPFPKKNDPSSAPDYPPGRHVLAVYPGTTALYKATVVNPHRKRKSDDYLLEFDDDEEDGSLPQRTVSFNKVVALPEGHRQ
- the LOC131167951 gene encoding SAGA-associated factor 29 homolog A isoform X1 — its product is MSSPDFASILDNTKELDRLRKEQEEVIIEINKMHKKLQASQCHRLTSSSPEVVEKPGDNSLSRLRLLYTHARELSETEVNVSNLLISQLDALLPSGPPAQQRRRIAEGNEQKKKRMKTESDISRLSPSVRNQLEAAASLKGEQVAARVTPDDAEKDEWFVVKVMHFDRETREFEVLDEEPGDDEEGGGQRKYKLPMSHIIPFPKKNDPSSAPDYPPGRHVLAVYPGTTALYKATVVNPHRKQVILQLSSSNMHLVMVCGTVKLTAHCALCGGGVALQLFYKCQRKSDDYLLEFDDDEEDGSLPQRTVSFNKVVALPEGHRQ
- the LOC131167951 gene encoding SAGA-associated factor 29 homolog A isoform X2 translates to MSSPDFASILDNTKELDRLRKEQEEVIIEINKMHKKLQATPEVVEKPGDNSLSRLRLLYTHARELSETEVNVSNLLISQLDALLPSGPPAQQRRRIAEGNEQKKKRMKTESDISRLSPSVRNQLEAAASLKGEQVAARVTPDDAEKDEWFVVKVMHFDRETREFEVLDEEPGDDEEGGGQRKYKLPMSHIIPFPKKNDPSSAPDYPPGRHVLAVYPGTTALYKATVVNPHRKQVILQLSSSNMHLVMVCGTVKLTAHCALCGGGVALQLFYKCQRKSDDYLLEFDDDEEDGSLPQRTVSFNKVVALPEGHRQ
- the LOC131167951 gene encoding SAGA-associated factor 29 homolog A isoform X4 produces the protein MSSPDFASILDNTKELDRLRKEQEEVIIEINKMHKKLQATPEVVEKPGDNSLSRLRLLYTHARELSETEVNVSNLLISQLDALLPSGPPAQQRRRIAEGNEQKKKRMKTESDISRLSPSVRNQLEAAASLKGEQVAARVTPDDAEKDEWFVVKVMHFDRETREFEVLDEEPGDDEEGGGQRKYKLPMSHIIPFPKKNDPSSAPDYPPGRHVLAVYPGTTALYKATVVNPHRKRKSDDYLLEFDDDEEDGSLPQRTVSFNKVVALPEGHRQ
- the LOC131167951 gene encoding SAGA-associated factor 29 homolog A isoform X6, which codes for MSSPDFASILDNTKELDRLRKEQEEVIIEINKMHKKLQATPEVVEKPGDNSLSRLRLLYTHARELSETEVNVSNLLISQLDALLPSGPPAQQRRRIAEGNEQKKKRMKTESDISRLSPSVRNQLEAAASLKGEQVAARVTPDDAEKDEWFVVKVMHFDRETREFEVLDEEPGDDEEGGGQRKYKLPMSHIIPFPKKNDPSSAPDYPPGRHVLAVYPGTTALYKATVVNPHRKVRLFAGI
- the LOC131167951 gene encoding SAGA-associated factor 29 homolog A isoform X5, with the translated sequence MSSPDFASILDNTKELDRLRKEQEEVIIEINKMHKKLQASQCHRLTSSSPEVVEKPGDNSLSRLRLLYTHARELSETEVNVSNLLISQLDALLPSGPPAQQRRRIAEGNEQKKKRMKTESDISRLSPSVRNQLEAAASLKGEQVAARVTPDDAEKDEWFVVKVMHFDRETREFEVLDEEPGDDEEGGGQRKYKLPMSHIIPFPKKNDPSSAPDYPPGRHVLAVYPGTTALYKATVVNPHRKVRVLCICFKEYS